A window of the Lactuca sativa cultivar Salinas chromosome 5, Lsat_Salinas_v11, whole genome shotgun sequence genome harbors these coding sequences:
- the LOC111921022 gene encoding F-box/kelch-repeat protein At1g57790 yields the protein MAGRKRRRLKLLSVTFKNDTKVSTKGDIEQEEEEEAWSFLPVELLEFIISQLTLKDNIRTSAVCKRWLSVAVSVRVVNKPPWLMYFPKLGHRFEFYDPSQRKTYSLELPELHGCRICYNKDGWLLLYKPRTQRVLFFNPFTREMIKLPRFEMTYQIVAFSTSPKSPNCIVFTVKHVSPTVVAISTCHPGATVWTTVNYHNRLPFVSSIWNKLVFCNGVFYCLSLTGWLGVYDPHELTWTIRIVPPPRCPDNFFVKNWWKGKFMAEHKGDIFVIYTCYSENPIIYKLDQGNKEWIEMKSLEGVTLFASFLSSHARTDLVGMMRNSVYFSKVRFYGKRCISYSLDHCRYYPRKQCHDWGEQDPFESIWVEPPEDVSKFSWED from the exons ATGGCAGGAAGGAAGAGAAGGAGACTCAAATT GTTATCAGTAACATTTaaaaatgatacaaaagtgtcaacaAAGGGAGATAttgaacaagaagaagaagaagaagcatggTCTTTCCTTCCAGTTGAACTCCTTGAATTCATAATATCCCAATTAACACTAAAAGACAACATTCGCACATCAGCAGTTTGCAAAAGATGGCTCTCAGTTGCTGTATCTGTGAGAGTAGTCAACAAGCCACCATGGCTGATGTACTTCCCAAAACTCGGACACCGTTTTGAATTCTATGATCCATCACAACGCAAAACATACTCTCTTGAATTACCCGAATTACACGGATGCAGAATCTGCTACAATAAAGATGGATGGTTGTTACTCTACAAACCAAGAACACAAAGAGTCCTCTTTTTCAACCCCTTCACACGCGAAATGATCAAACTCCCAAGATTCGAAATGACATACCAAATTGTCGCCTTTTCCACATCCCCAAAATCTCCAAACTGCATAGTCTTCACAGTCAAACATGTCAGCCCAACCGTGGTGGCCATCAGCACATGCCACCCTGGCGCCACCGTGTGGACCACGGTCAACTACCACAACCGGTTGCCATTTGTCAGCAGTATTTGGAACAAACTTGTGTTCTGTAATGGGGTGTTCTATTGTTTGAGTTTAACAGGGTGGCTGGGGGTGTATGACCCGCATGAGTTGACATGGACTATCCGTATTGTCCCTCCGCCCCGGTGTCCGGATAATTTCTTTGTGAAAAATTGGTGGAAAGGGAAGTTTATGGCAGAGCATAAAGGTGACATCTTTGTTATCTACACTTGTTATAGTGAAAACCCGATTATTTATAAGTTGGATCAGGGTAATAAAGAATGGattgaaatgaaaagtcttgaagGTGTGACATTGTTTGCGAGTTTTTTGTCATCACATGCGAGAACAGATCTTGTTGGGATGATGAGGAATAGTGTTTATTTTTCTAAAGTGAGATTTTATGGGAAACGGTGTATATCGTATTCTTTGGATCATTGTCGATATTACCCCCGTAAGCAGTGTCATGATTGGGGTGAACAAGATCCGTTTGAGAGCATATGGGTCGAACCACCTGAAGATGTCTCAAAATTCAGCTGGGAAGATTAG